The following proteins come from a genomic window of Aspergillus luchuensis IFO 4308 DNA, chromosome 3, nearly complete sequence:
- a CDS encoding uncharacterized protein (SECRETED:SignalP(1-22)), with protein sequence MMFQQVALLPALLSMAALPALSCVLPPSLTSHDGTAVAQHTSTATVDTGRTTAAVVTQTVWVTTQSPVGLTNHPGAAATTNPDTHMGLNPKPTATSAMEATAASTVDQMTGSSWRSQTLSQTTSRPPESQTQQHSSQLDETNPETGKNSTAPLPEHAESSSSLTASQTTGPQPNSTADIIFTDTTATIHLFIVDVGAMPINGNDGNRSNSLFEPSLIVAQPGDTVVFRFHGPYTLYRSGAQDPCHAPRLSQNPVTANGIVSSYQVPVTSWEPVWFSASLSDNPHQCDNQTIFGLNVGGYNTSHS encoded by the exons ATGATGTTCCAACAAGTGGCCTTACTCCCGGCCCTTCTGTCCATGGCGGCTCTTCCGGCATTGAG CTGCGTGTTACCCCCATCCCTCACATCGCATGACGGCACTGCGGTCGCGCAACACACATCTACTGCCACCGTTGACACCGGCAGGACCACGGCAGCAGTCGTCACCCAAACTGTATGGGTAACAACACAAAGCCCCGTAGGGTTAACTAACCACCCCGGTGCTGCGGCAACAACCAATCCTGATACACATATGGGACTGAATCCGAAGCCGACGGCCACCTCCGCCATGGAAGCCACTGCAGCATCAACAGTGGATCAGATGACAGGGTCGTCCTGGCGGTCACAGACATTATCGCAAACAACTTCTCGGCCGCCAGAGTCTCAAACACAGCAACACTCATCCCAGTTAGACGAGACAAATCCCGAGACTGGTAAAAATTCGACGGCCCCTCTTCCCGAACATGCCGAATCCTCGTCAAGCCTAACCGCATCGCAGACAACCGGTCCGCAGCCGAACAGCACCGCCGATATTATCTTCACCGACACCACAGCCACCATTCACCTGTTCATCGTCGATGTGGGGGCTATGCCCATAAACGGCAATGACGGCAATCGCAGTAACTCGCTGTTCGAACCATCGCTTATTGTAGCTCAACCAGGCGACACTGTAGTCTTTCGCTTCCACGGACCCTACACGCTCTACAGGTCTGGGGCGCAAGACCCATGCCACGCGCCCCGGCTGAGCCAGAATCCTGTCACAGCGAATGGGATCGTCTCATCCTATCAGGTGCCGGTTACTTCGTGGGAGCCGGTTTGGTTTTCGGCAAGCTTGAGTGATAATCCTCATCAATGTGATAATCAGACAATCTTTGGCCTCAATGTTGGTGGGTATAACACCTCACACAGTTGA
- a CDS encoding uncharacterized protein (COG:Z;~EggNog:ENOG410QEDU;~InterPro:IPR011990,IPR019734,IPR013026,IPR002151;~PFAM:PF13374,PF13176,PF13424;~TransMembrane:1 (o593-612i);~go_component: GO:0005871 - kinesin complex [Evidence IEA];~go_function: GO:0005515 - protein binding [Evidence IEA]), whose amino-acid sequence MRYKDIQNPVALTWFISFQQIQQLNKLAADYLSFFACINPRDIPQALLPQPTSNKDKTDALGLLKAFSFISEGSGDSSLNLHRLVHLATRNWLRENQQFSRPLLKTADQLSEVFPNNDHRNRQVWREYLPHALSLIAEADFRKEQDKYIHLVDNICRCLYSDGRWKEAEELGVQVMDIRKRILGSEHPDTLTSMANLASTYWKKGQWKEAEELGLQVMKLRKQVLGLEHPSSLTSMANLASTYSNQGRWKEAEELEIQVVELRKQVLGPEHPSTLTSMANLASTYHNQGRWKEAEELRVQVMELCKQVLGPKHPDTLTSVANLASTYWKQGRWKEAEELRVQELEICKQVLGLEHPDTLTSMANLASAYSNQGRWKEAEVLEVQVMELRKRVLGPKHPDTLTSMMNLVSTYWKKGQWKEVEDLEVHVMELCKQVLGPKHPDTLTSMANLASTYSIQGRWKEAEELGVQVLELRKQVLGPEHTSTLTSMANLASTYSIQGQWKEAEVLEVQVLELRKRVLGPEHPSTLTSMNNLAFTWKRRGTIRSALALVKQCAELRRNVLGPDHPDTISSSDALHDWETAVDPPIWYSRQNILAFSFLALPCLYFLSKTLFKRRVCDT is encoded by the coding sequence ATGCGCTACAAAGACATCCAGAACCCTGTTGCTCTGACATGGTTTATCTCCTTCCAGCAAATCCAACAACTAAATAAGCTGGCAGCGGACTATCTGTCATTCTTTGCCTGCATCAATCCTCGTGACATTCCACAGGCCTTACTTCCCCAGCCAACCTCGAATAAGGATAAAACCGAtgctcttggtcttctcaaGGCCTTCTCCTTTATTAGTGAGGGGAGTGGGGACAGTTCTCTCAATCTACACCGACTAGTCCATCTTGCGACTCGGAACTGGCTGAGAGAAAACCAACAGTTCAGCCGGCCATTATTAAAGACTGCTGACCAACTGAGTGAAGTCTTCCCAAATAATGACCATAGGAATCGGCAGGTGTGGCGGGAATACCTACCGCATGCTCTTTCACTAATAGCAGAAGCTGACTTCCGAAAGGAGCAAGATAAATACATCCATTTGGTCGACAATATCTGTAGGTGTCTGTATAGTGACGGAcgatggaaggaagcagaagagctggGAGTGCAGGTAATGGATATACGCAAGAGGATACTGGGGTCAGAGCACCCAGATACTCTTACCAGTATGGCGAACCTAGCATCGACATACTGGAAAAAGGGAcaatggaaagaagcagaagagctggGGTTGCAAGTAATGAAGCTTCGCAAGCAAGTGCTAGGGCTAGAgcacccttcttctcttactAGCATGGCGAATCTAGCATCAACATACTCAAATCAAGGCcgatggaaagaagcagaggagctggagataCAAGTAGTAGAGCTTCGCAAGCAAGTGTTAGGGCCAGAGCACCCTTCTACTCTTACCAGCATGGCCAATCTGGCATCCACCTACCACAATCAGGGAcgatggaaggaagcagaggagcTGAGAGTGCAGGTAATGGAGCTTTGCAAGCAAGTGCTGGGGCCAAAGCACCCAGATACTCTTACCAGCGTGGCGAATCTGGCATCAACATACTGGAAACAGGGACggtggaaagaagcagaagagctgaGAGTGCAGGAATTAGAAATATGCAAACAAGTGCTAGGGCTAGAGCACCCAGATACTCTTACCAGCATGGCGAATCTCGCATCAGCATACTCCAATCAAGGacgatggaaagaagcagaagtgcTGGAGGTGCAAGTGATGGAGCTTCGCAAGCGAGTGCTAGGGCCAAAGCACCCAGATACTCTTACCAGCATGATGAATCTGGTATCGACATACTGGAAAAAGGGACAATGgaaagaagtagaagacCTAGAGGTGCACGTAATGGAGCTTTGCAAGCAAGTGTTAGGGCCAAAGCACCCAGATACTCTTACCAGCATGGCGAATCTCGCATCAACATACTCCATTCAGGGacgatggaaagaagcagaagagctggGAGTGCAAGTGTTAGAGCTGCGCAAGCAAGTACTAGGGCCCGAGCATACTTCTACTCTTACCAGCATGGCGAATCTCGCATCAACATACTCCATTCAGGGACaatggaaggaagcagaagtgCTGGAGGTGCAAGTGTTAGAGCTACGCAAGCGAGTGCTAGGGCCCGAGCATCCTTCTACTCTTACCAGCATGAATAATCTGGCCTTTACATGGAAAAGACGAGGTACGATTAGAAGTGCCCTCGCTCTGGTGAAACAGTGTGCAGAGCTCCGCCGCAACGTGCTTGGTCCAGATCACCCAGATACCATATCCTCTTCTGATGCTCTCCATGACTGGGAAACCGCGGTAGATCCCCCGATATGGTATAGTCGACAAAACAtacttgctttttcttttcttgccttACCTTGTCTCTACTTTCTTTCGAAGACCCTTTTCAAGAGGAGGGTCTGCGATACTTGA
- a CDS encoding uncharacterized protein (COG:Z;~EggNog:ENOG410QEDU;~InterPro:IPR000845,IPR035994,IPR027417,IPR002182;~PFAM:PF01048,PF00931;~SECRETED:SignalP(1-25);~go_function: GO:0003824 - catalytic activity [Evidence IEA];~go_function: GO:0043531 - ADP binding [Evidence IEA];~go_process: GO:0009116 - nucleoside metabolic process [Evidence IEA]) translates to MTFTHHDYTVAWICALPLELAAAKAMLDDVHPPLPQPESDHNVYTLGRVGSHNVVVACLPGGVYGTISATSVVSHMVSTFRNIRFGLMVGIGGGVPSHSADIRLGDVVVSKPTATSSGVIQYDHGKTLRGGRFQHIGSLNKPPQVLLKAVSQLESDYMTGKRLTSEILDGVLHNCDTMGEQFSRPKDDWLFPATYNHEGSEHDCSACDQAQLVNRPKRRTDDSCIYYGLVASGDQVMKDAKTRDSIARDLDILCFEMEAAGLMDELPSLVIRGICDYCDSHKNKQWQGYAALAAASYAKALLSVIPTFHHKESRDPRKPVWMVPFRRNPRFAGREDEITRIEELLLQQNGPSKIAICGLGGVGKTQIALELAYRMRNRDPKCSICWITCTSYESVEQAYMNIASKLKMTDIKPAEVKGKVKAYLSEESAGKWLVIFDNADDMGMWSTNNTTDTVLTDFLPESEQGHTLFTTRSRKVAVKLASSHVITVTEPNTRLLLKF, encoded by the coding sequence ATGACCTTCACGCACCACGACTATACGGTCGCGTGGATCTGCGCCTTGCCGTTGGAACTAGCAGCAGCGAAGGCCATGCTGGACGACGTTCACCCTCCGCTTCCCCAACCAGAATCCGACCACAATGTCTACACACTTGGGAGAGTTGGCAGCCACAATGTAGTGGTGGCCTGTCTGCCTGGCGGCGTTTATGGGACGATATCCGCTACAAGTGTTGTGTCACATATGGTCTCTACCTTTCGGAATATCAGGTTCGGGTTGATGGTGGGTATTGGAGGTGGAGTCCCGAGCCACAGTGCTGATATTCGCCTTGGTGATGTTGTGGTCAGCAAGCCAACTGCCACTTCAAGTGGTGTTATCCAATATGACCACGGCAAGACACTACGCGGCGGTCGATTCCAGCACATCGGGTCGCTTAATAAACCTCCTCAAGTGCTGTTGAAGGCCGTGTCTCAATTAGAGAGTGATTACATGACCGGGAAAAGGCTGACCAGCGAAATTTTGGACGGTGTGCTGCACAACTGTGATACGATGGGAGAACAGTTTTCGCGACCAAAAGACGACTGGCTATTCCCAGCAACATACAATCATGAGGGTAGCGAACACGACTGTTCGGCGTGTGATCAGGCCCAGTTAGTTAACCGTCCTAAGCGGAGGACTGATGACTCTTGTATTTATTATGGCTTGGTTGCTTCCGGAGACCAGGTCATGAAAGATGCCAAGACTCGCGATTCCATTGCTCGGGATCTAGACATACTCTGTTTTGAaatggaggctgctgggcTCATGGACGAACTCCCATCACTAGTCATTCGCGGCATTTGTGACTACTGTGATTCGCACAAAAATAAACAGTGGCAAGGATATGCTGCGCTTGCGGCTGCTTCGTACGCTAAGGCACTTCTGTCGGTAATTCCTACTTTTCACCACAAGGAATCACGTGATCCGAGGAAGCCAGTTTGGATGGTCCCCTTCCGGAGGAACCCACGGTTCGCAGGCCGGGAAGACGAAATCACCAGAATTGAAGAATTGCTTCTGCAACAGAACGGACCTAGCAAAATTGCTATCTGCGGACTAGGCGGTGTTGGAAAGACGCAGATTGCACTTGAACTGGCCTACCGCATGAGAAATCGAGACCCTAAATGCTCGATTTGCTGGATTACATGTACCAGCTATGAAAGCGTGGAACAAGCCTATATGAACATCGCCTCGAAGCTTAAAATGACTGATATAAAACCAGCAGAGGTGAAAGGAAAGGTTAAAGCTTATCTTAGCGAGGAGAGTGCCGGGAAGTGGCTTGTTATCTTTGATAATGCAGATGACATGGGAATGTGGAGCACAAACAATACTACTGATACAGTATTGACAGACTTTCTTCCTGAAAGTGAGCAGGGCCATACTCTCTTCACCACGCGCAGCCGTAAAGTAGCTGTGAAACTAGCATCTTCCCATGTGATCACAGTCACTGAGCCGAACACAAGACTTCTGTTGAAATTTTAG